The following are encoded together in the Streptomyces flavofungini genome:
- a CDS encoding ABC transporter ATP-binding protein: MDPTIVCKDLTKVYGSRRVVDDVSFQVPAGSVTALVGRNGSGKSTTLRMLLGLTAPTAGTALINGVPYRDLPAPARVVGAATTDVPGHPALTVRAQLRLVARSLGMPITAADDVLETVDLTDAAHRKISALSLGMRQRLSLGCALIGSPGALVLDEPANGLDPDGIRWLRAFLRGFADDGGAVLVSSHSLDEIEKTADDVVVLSHRVRYAGTVSALMAHEHQASLEDAFHSVLDREAAAV, translated from the coding sequence GTGGATCCAACGATTGTTTGCAAGGACCTGACCAAGGTCTACGGCTCGCGCCGAGTCGTCGACGACGTGTCCTTCCAAGTCCCGGCCGGCTCCGTCACGGCCCTGGTGGGCCGCAACGGCTCAGGCAAATCGACCACCCTCCGCATGCTGCTGGGGCTCACCGCCCCGACCGCCGGAACCGCATTGATCAACGGCGTCCCGTACCGGGACCTTCCCGCGCCCGCCCGGGTCGTCGGCGCGGCCACCACCGACGTACCCGGGCACCCCGCCCTCACCGTCCGCGCCCAGCTCCGCCTGGTCGCCCGCTCCCTGGGCATGCCGATCACGGCGGCGGACGACGTCCTGGAGACGGTGGACCTCACCGACGCCGCACACCGCAAGATCAGCGCGCTGTCGCTGGGCATGCGCCAGCGGCTCTCCCTCGGCTGCGCGCTCATCGGCTCCCCCGGTGCCCTGGTCCTCGACGAGCCCGCCAACGGCCTCGACCCCGACGGCATCCGCTGGCTGCGCGCCTTCCTGCGGGGCTTCGCCGACGACGGCGGCGCGGTTCTGGTCTCGAGCCACAGCCTGGACGAGATCGAGAAGACCGCCGACGACGTCGTCGTCCTCAGTCACCGCGTGCGTTACGCGGGCACCGTCAGCGCACTGATGGCCCATGAGCACCAAGCGTCCCTGGAAGACGCGTTCCACAGCGTTCTCGACCGGGAGGCGGCAGCGGTATGA
- a CDS encoding ABC transporter permease, with protein sequence MSSELASEFRKLWAGRGLLYTVAIGLGLIAMAGYGTIQTVNDQGTSGADAAEQIVRQGFAGLLFATVAGSLLVTGEYRHRTWTRTYLITPRRERVLAAKALVAFLVGLPVGVLSVLTSTLVAVLGGHAPTYTGDMIRLNAMIVVISALAGPWGVALGYLIRNQVATVIAIVAYTSGIEAVLIVAAPSFGRFLPGGAQLSLLHDPELTMPLQAWAAVAVLLGYVAVALLCALRRERTAEAL encoded by the coding sequence ATGAGCAGCGAACTGGCAAGCGAGTTCCGCAAGTTGTGGGCAGGACGCGGCCTGCTGTACACCGTGGCCATCGGCCTCGGCCTGATCGCGATGGCGGGCTACGGAACCATCCAGACGGTCAACGACCAGGGCACCTCCGGCGCCGACGCGGCCGAGCAGATCGTCCGCCAGGGGTTCGCGGGCCTGCTCTTCGCGACCGTCGCGGGCTCTCTCCTGGTGACCGGCGAATACCGGCACCGCACCTGGACCCGCACCTATCTCATCACCCCCCGCCGGGAGCGGGTGCTCGCCGCCAAGGCCCTGGTCGCCTTTCTGGTGGGCCTCCCCGTGGGCGTCCTGTCCGTGCTCACCAGCACCCTGGTCGCCGTCCTCGGCGGCCACGCGCCCACGTACACCGGTGACATGATCCGCCTCAACGCGATGATCGTCGTGATCAGCGCCCTCGCCGGGCCCTGGGGCGTGGCGCTGGGGTATCTGATCCGCAACCAAGTGGCCACCGTCATCGCCATCGTGGCCTACACGTCCGGCATCGAGGCCGTCCTGATCGTCGCCGCCCCGTCTTTCGGGCGATTCCTGCCCGGTGGGGCCCAGCTGTCCCTGCTGCACGACCCCGAACTGACCATGCCCCTGCAGGCATGGGCCGCCGTGGCCGTACTGCTCGGCTATGTCGCCGTCGCGCTCCTGTGCGCGCTGAGGCGGGAGAGAACTGCGGAGGCACTCTGA